The window CTGGAACGCGAGCAGGTGGACGCCATCATCTGCGAGGCCGACATGGAGGACATGGACGGCGACGAGTTCCGCACCGTGGTGCACGAGGAGGTCCGCACCGCGGGCGTCCCGGTGTTCGTGCTGCCCGACGGCCGGGAAATGGTCAAGCACCGGCACCTGGAACTCCCGGCCCTGACCGGCCCGGAGATCCTGGCGGAGGTCCTGGATGAACTCGGTGTGGACCGCGCGGCCTTCCCGGTGCCGGTGATCCGGCAGCCGGTCACGCACCTGGCCGGGCGGCTGGGCGTGTTCGGGCTGGCGGAGTTTCTCAGCTGGGTGCACGAGATGGAGTACAGCGGGCACTGGCTGGTCACGGTGGAGGACGAGGGCGGCAACAGCCGCTGCGCGCACCTGCTGATGACGGCCGGGGACCTGACGTACGCGGAGTTTGCCGGCATGACCGGCAAGGCGGCCCTGTTCTCGGTGATGCGCGACGTGACGCTGCACCCGCGGGCGTCGTTCGAGTTCGTGCGGATCGACACGCCGCTGCCGGTGCGCAGCGCCACGCTGATGAAGAACACGCCCCGCACCCTGATGGAGGTCGCGGTGGACCTCGACCACCTGGACGCGCACATTCAGGGGCTGGCGGTGTCCTGAAGCGCGGTTCAGTCAGGGTTCTGTCGGACTTCGCGCCGTAGCGTGGGCGCACATCCCGCCCCTGCGGCCCCCCTTTCACCTTTCACGCGGACAGAAG is drawn from Deinococcus ficus and contains these coding sequences:
- a CDS encoding DUF4388 domain-containing protein yields the protein MKCLLIIISDPARAGLYGALALQAGVRVIQAEGALHALTFLEREQVDAIICEADMEDMDGDEFRTVVHEEVRTAGVPVFVLPDGREMVKHRHLELPALTGPEILAEVLDELGVDRAAFPVPVIRQPVTHLAGRLGVFGLAEFLSWVHEMEYSGHWLVTVEDEGGNSRCAHLLMTAGDLTYAEFAGMTGKAALFSVMRDVTLHPRASFEFVRIDTPLPVRSATLMKNTPRTLMEVAVDLDHLDAHIQGLAVS